A stretch of the Ischnura elegans chromosome 5, ioIscEleg1.1, whole genome shotgun sequence genome encodes the following:
- the LOC124158805 gene encoding glycine-rich cell wall structural protein 1.8-like isoform X2, giving the protein MAKWFSLTTLCFILVLSLSLQTTRAAEETAATAVKETKEVKEAEAAEIATSESEGGARVRKFAENAAMMRSAAAEAEEGAEEEAEAFSGARSAAPYGGKAAPSGYGALYHAAPAPKYDDDKYATTTYHFVPMQSYGADPYGKGGYGKGGYEKGGYEKGYGEKGGYGMAKGYGEKGGYGEHGGYGMTKGYGEKGGYGEHGGYGMAKGYGEKGGYGEHGGYGMAKGYGEKGGYGEHGGYGMAKGYGEKGGYGEHGGYGMAKGYGEKGGYGEHGGYGMAKGYGEKGGYAKGGYGGHEEKGGYGKGGYGGGYEEKGGYAKGGYEKGYGEKGGYGDGYGKGGYGGHEEKGGYGKGGYGDSYAKGGYGDGYAKGGYGGHEEKGGYGKGGYGDGYAKGGYGGHEEKGGYGKGGYGDGYSKGGYEKGGYGGHEEKGGYGKGGYGDSYAKGGYGGHEEKGGYGGHEEKGGYGKGGYGDSYAKGGYGGHEEKGGYAKGGYGDSYAKGGYGGHEEKGGYGKGGYGDGYAKGGYGGHEEKGGYGKGGYGDGYAKGGYGGHEEKGGYGKGGYGDGYAKGGYGGHEEKGGYGKGGYGDGYGKGGYGGHEEKGGYGKGGYEKGGYGDGYSKGGYEKGGYGGGMAYGAHKGYDSGYGKPAYGKTMGHGYGMSYGYDKPSGYGGMSYGKGMSYGGGYGGGYAAPAKSYAPAPAYGKPAYGGASYGGGSYGGAAYGKDGGYGGYGGYDSTPVKYKDTMIATKGHYYEKSYSKGHQPYVAVLPALPPVPPVPVIACPKTYKQPSYGGGY; this is encoded by the exons ATGGCCAAGTGGTTCTCGCTGACCACCCTCTGCTTCATCCTCGTACTCTCCCTCTCCCTGCAGACGACCAGGGCGGCCGAAGAGACGGCGGCGACCGCCGTGAAGGAGACCAAGGAGGTCAAGGAAGCAGAAGCGGCGGAGATCGCCACCTCCGAGTCGGAGGGCGGCGCCAGGGTGCGCAAGTTCGCCGAGAATGCGGCCATGATGCGGTCCGCGGCGGCCGAGGCCGAAGAAGGAGCCGAGGAGGAGGCCGAAGCCTTCAGCGGAGCCCGGAGTGCTGCGCCCTACGGAGGGAAGGCGGCGCCCAGCGGCTACGGAGCGCTCTACCACGCCGCCCCCGCGCCCAAGTACGACGACGACAAGTACGCCACGACAACCTACCACTTCGTTCCTATGCAATCCTACGGCGCGGACCCATACGGCAAGGGAGGCTATGGAAAGGGAGGATACGAGAAAGGCGGGTACGAGAAAGGATACGGGGAGAAAGGAGGGTACGGCATGGCTAAAGGATACGGCGAGAAGGGAGGATATGGTGAACACGGCGGCTACGGCATGACTAAAGGATACGGCGAGAAAGGAGGCTATGGCGAACACGGTGGATACGGCATGGCGAAGGGCTACGGAGAGAAGGGAGGCTATGGCGAACACGGAGGATACGGCATGGCGAAGGGCTACGGAGAGAAGGGAGGCTATGGCGAACACGGAGGATACGGCATGGCGAAGGGCTACGGAGAGAAGGGAGGCTATGGCGAACACGGAGGATACGGCATGGCCAAGGGCTACGGAGAGAAGGGAGGATATGGCGAACACGGAGGATACGGCATGGCCAAGGGCTACGGAGAGAAGGGAGGCTACGCCAAGGGAGGCTATGGAGGACACGAAGAGAAGGGAGGGTATGGCAAGGGAGGATACGGCGGCGGCTATGAAGAAAAGGGAGGGTACGCTAAGGGAGGCTACGAGAAGGGATACGGTGAGAAGGGAGGCTACGGCGACGGTTACGGCAAAGGAGGCTATGGAGGACACGAAGAGAAGGGAGGATATGGCAAGGGAGGTTATGGCGACAGCTATGCCAAGGGAGGCTATGGCGACGGCTATGCTAAGGGAGGCTACGGTGGACACGAAGAGAAGGGAGGATATGGCAAGGGAGGCTATGGAGACGGCTATGCTAAGGGAGGCTACGGTGGACACGAAGAGAAGGGAGGATACGGAAAGGGAGGCTATGGCGATGGCTATTCCAAGGGAGGCTACGAGAAGGGAGGTTACGGTGGACACGAAGAGAAGGGAGGATATGGCAAGGGAGGTTATGGAGACAGTTACGCCAAGGGAGGCTACGGTGGACACGAAGAGAAGGGAG GCTACGGTGGACACGAAGAGAAGGGAGGATACGGCAAGGGAGGTTATGGAGACAGCTACGCCAAGGGAGGCTACGGTGGACACGAAGAGAAGGGAGGATATGCCAAGGGAGGTTATGGAGACAGCTACGCCAAGGGAGGCTACGGTGGACACGAAGAGAAGGGAGGATACGGCAAGGGTGGCTACGGCGATGGCTATGCTAAGGGAGGCTATGGCGGACACGAAGAGAAGGGAGGATACGGCAAGGGTGGCTACGGCGATGGCTATGCTAAGGGAGGCTATGGCGGACACGAAGAGAAGGGAGGATACGGCAAGGGTGGCTACGGCGATGGCTATGCTAAGGGAGGCTACGGTGGACACGAAGAGAAGGGAGGATATGGCAAGGGTGGCTATGGCGACGGCTACGGCAAGGGTGGATACGGAGGACACGAAGAGAAGGGAGGATATGGCAAGGGAGGCTATGAGAAAGGAGGATACGGCGACGGATACTCCAAGGGAGGCTATGAAAAGGGAGGCTATGGCGGTGGAATGGCATACGGAGCCCATAAAGGCTACGACTCTGGCTACGGCAAACCTGCTTATGGCAAGACCATGGGCCACGGCTACGGCATGAGCTACGGTTACGATAAGCCAAGCGGTTACGGAGGTATGTCCTACGGTAAGGGTATGAGCTACGGTGGAGGTTACGGCGGCGGTTACGCAGCACCAGCTAAGTCATATGCACCCGCACCTGCTTACGGAAAACCAGCATACGGAGGCGCTTCATACGGAGGTGGTTCATATGGAGGAGCTGCTTACGGCAAGGATGGAGGCTACGGAGGATATGGAGGATATGACTCCACGCCCGTGAAATACAAGGACACCATGATCGCCACTAAAGGTCACTACTACGAGAAGTCATACTCCAAGGGTCATCAGCCGTACGTTGCCGTCCTGCCAGCGCTGCCACCCGTACCACCTGTCCCCGTCATCGCTTGCCCTAAGACGTACAAGCAGCCTTCCTACGGAGGAGGATATTAA
- the LOC124158805 gene encoding glycine-rich cell wall structural protein 1.8-like isoform X12: MAKWFSLTTLCFILVLSLSLQTTRAAEETAATAVKETKEVKEAEAAEIATSESEGGARVRKFAENAAMMRSAAAEAEEGAEEEAEAFSGARSAAPYGGKAAPSGYGALYHAAPAPKYDDDKYATTTYHFVPMQSYGADPYGKGGYGKGGYEKGGYEKGYGEKGGYGMAKGYGEKGGYGEHGGYGMTKGYGEKGGYGEHGGYGMAKGYGEKGGYGEHGGYGMAKGYGEKGGYGEHGGYGMAKGYGEKGGYGEHGGYGMAKGYGEKGGYGEHGGYGMAKGYGEKGGYAKGGYGGHEEKGGYGKGGYGGGYEEKGGYAKGGYEKGYGEKGGYGDGYGKGGYGGHEEKGGYGKGGYGDSYAKGGYGDGYAKGGYGGHEEKGGYGKGGYGDGYAKGGYGGHEEKGGYGKGGYGDGYSKGGYEKGGYGGHEEKGGYGKGGYGDSYAKGGYGGHEEKGGYGKGGYGDGYAKGGYGGHEEKGGYGKGGYGDGYGKGGYGGHEEKGGYGKGGYEKGGYGDGYSKGGYEKGGYGGGMAYGAHKGYDSGYGKPAYGKTMGHGYGMSYGYDKPSGYGGMSYGKGMSYGGGYGGGYAAPAKSYAPAPAYGKPAYGGASYGGGSYGGAAYGKDGGYGGYGGYDSTPVKYKDTMIATKGHYYEKSYSKGHQPYVAVLPALPPVPPVPVIACPKTYKQPSYGGGY, encoded by the exons ATGGCCAAGTGGTTCTCGCTGACCACCCTCTGCTTCATCCTCGTACTCTCCCTCTCCCTGCAGACGACCAGGGCGGCCGAAGAGACGGCGGCGACCGCCGTGAAGGAGACCAAGGAGGTCAAGGAAGCAGAAGCGGCGGAGATCGCCACCTCCGAGTCGGAGGGCGGCGCCAGGGTGCGCAAGTTCGCCGAGAATGCGGCCATGATGCGGTCCGCGGCGGCCGAGGCCGAAGAAGGAGCCGAGGAGGAGGCCGAAGCCTTCAGCGGAGCCCGGAGTGCTGCGCCCTACGGAGGGAAGGCGGCGCCCAGCGGCTACGGAGCGCTCTACCACGCCGCCCCCGCGCCCAAGTACGACGACGACAAGTACGCCACGACAACCTACCACTTCGTTCCTATGCAATCCTACGGCGCGGACCCATACGGCAAGGGAGGCTATGGAAAGGGAGGATACGAGAAAGGCGGGTACGAGAAAGGATACGGGGAGAAAGGAGGGTACGGCATGGCTAAAGGATACGGCGAGAAGGGAGGATATGGTGAACACGGCGGCTACGGCATGACTAAAGGATACGGCGAGAAAGGAGGCTATGGCGAACACGGTGGATACGGCATGGCGAAGGGCTACGGAGAGAAGGGAGGCTATGGCGAACACGGAGGATACGGCATGGCGAAGGGCTACGGAGAGAAGGGAGGCTATGGCGAACACGGAGGATACGGCATGGCGAAGGGCTACGGAGAGAAGGGAGGCTATGGCGAACACGGAGGATACGGCATGGCCAAGGGCTACGGAGAGAAGGGAGGATATGGCGAACACGGAGGATACGGCATGGCCAAGGGCTACGGAGAGAAGGGAGGCTACGCCAAGGGAGGCTATGGAGGACACGAAGAGAAGGGAGGGTATGGCAAGGGAGGATACGGCGGCGGCTATGAAGAAAAGGGAGGGTACGCTAAGGGAGGCTACGAGAAGGGATACGGTGAGAAGGGAGGCTACGGCGACGGTTACGGCAAAGGAGGCTATGGAGGACACGAAGAGAAGGGAGGATATGGCAAGGGAGGTTATGGCGACAGCTATGCCAAGGGAGGCTATGGCGACGGCTATGCTAAGGGAGGCTACGGTGGACACGAAGAGAAGGGAGGATATGGCAAGGGAGGCTATGGAGACGGCTATGCTAAGGGAGGCTACGGTGGACACGAAGAGAAGGGAGGATACGGAAAGGGAGGCTATGGCGATGGCTATTCCAAGGGAGGCTACGAGAAGGGAGGTTACGGTGGACACGAAGAGAAGGGAGGATATGGCAAGGGAGGTTATGGAGACAGTTACGCCAAGGGAGGCTACGGTGGACACGAAGAGAAGGGAG GATACGGCAAGGGTGGCTACGGCGATGGCTATGCTAAGGGAGGCTACGGTGGACACGAAGAGAAGGGAGGATATGGCAAGGGTGGCTATGGCGACGGCTACGGCAAGGGTGGATACGGAGGACACGAAGAGAAGGGAGGATATGGCAAGGGAGGCTATGAGAAAGGAGGATACGGCGACGGATACTCCAAGGGAGGCTATGAAAAGGGAGGCTATGGCGGTGGAATGGCATACGGAGCCCATAAAGGCTACGACTCTGGCTACGGCAAACCTGCTTATGGCAAGACCATGGGCCACGGCTACGGCATGAGCTACGGTTACGATAAGCCAAGCGGTTACGGAGGTATGTCCTACGGTAAGGGTATGAGCTACGGTGGAGGTTACGGCGGCGGTTACGCAGCACCAGCTAAGTCATATGCACCCGCACCTGCTTACGGAAAACCAGCATACGGAGGCGCTTCATACGGAGGTGGTTCATATGGAGGAGCTGCTTACGGCAAGGATGGAGGCTACGGAGGATATGGAGGATATGACTCCACGCCCGTGAAATACAAGGACACCATGATCGCCACTAAAGGTCACTACTACGAGAAGTCATACTCCAAGGGTCATCAGCCGTACGTTGCCGTCCTGCCAGCGCTGCCACCCGTACCACCTGTCCCCGTCATCGCTTGCCCTAAGACGTACAAGCAGCCTTCCTACGGAGGAGGATATTAA
- the LOC124158805 gene encoding glycine-rich cell wall structural protein 1.8-like isoform X6, producing the protein MAKWFSLTTLCFILVLSLSLQTTRAAEETAATAVKETKEVKEAEAAEIATSESEGGARVRKFAENAAMMRSAAAEAEEGAEEEAEAFSGARSAAPYGGKAAPSGYGALYHAAPAPKYDDDKYATTTYHFVPMQSYGADPYGKGGYGKGGYEKGGYEKGYGEKGGYGMAKGYGEKGGYGEHGGYGMTKGYGEKGGYGEHGGYGMAKGYGEKGGYGEHGGYGMAKGYGEKGGYGEHGGYGMAKGYGEKGGYGEHGGYGMAKGYGEKGGYGEHGGYGMAKGYGEKGGYAKGGYGGHEEKGGYGKGGYGGGYEEKGGYAKGGYEKGYGEKGGYGDGYGKGGYGGHEEKGGYGKGGYGDSYAKGGYGDGYAKGGYGGHEEKGGYGKGGYGDGYAKGGYGGHEEKGGYGKGGYGDGYSKGGYEKGGYGGHEEKGGYGKGGYGDSYAKGGYGGHEEKGGYAKGGYGDGYAKGGYGGHEEKGGYAKGGYGDSYAKGGYGGHEEKGGYGKGGYGDGYAKGGYGGHEEKGGYGKGGYGDGYAKGGYGGHEEKGGYGKGGYGDGYAKGGYGGHEEKGGYGKGGYGDGYGKGGYGGHEEKGGYGKGGYEKGGYGDGYSKGGYEKGGYGGGMAYGAHKGYDSGYGKPAYGKTMGHGYGMSYGYDKPSGYGGMSYGKGMSYGGGYGGGYAAPAKSYAPAPAYGKPAYGGASYGGGSYGGAAYGKDGGYGGYGGYDSTPVKYKDTMIATKGHYYEKSYSKGHQPYVAVLPALPPVPPVPVIACPKTYKQPSYGGGY; encoded by the exons ATGGCCAAGTGGTTCTCGCTGACCACCCTCTGCTTCATCCTCGTACTCTCCCTCTCCCTGCAGACGACCAGGGCGGCCGAAGAGACGGCGGCGACCGCCGTGAAGGAGACCAAGGAGGTCAAGGAAGCAGAAGCGGCGGAGATCGCCACCTCCGAGTCGGAGGGCGGCGCCAGGGTGCGCAAGTTCGCCGAGAATGCGGCCATGATGCGGTCCGCGGCGGCCGAGGCCGAAGAAGGAGCCGAGGAGGAGGCCGAAGCCTTCAGCGGAGCCCGGAGTGCTGCGCCCTACGGAGGGAAGGCGGCGCCCAGCGGCTACGGAGCGCTCTACCACGCCGCCCCCGCGCCCAAGTACGACGACGACAAGTACGCCACGACAACCTACCACTTCGTTCCTATGCAATCCTACGGCGCGGACCCATACGGCAAGGGAGGCTATGGAAAGGGAGGATACGAGAAAGGCGGGTACGAGAAAGGATACGGGGAGAAAGGAGGGTACGGCATGGCTAAAGGATACGGCGAGAAGGGAGGATATGGTGAACACGGCGGCTACGGCATGACTAAAGGATACGGCGAGAAAGGAGGCTATGGCGAACACGGTGGATACGGCATGGCGAAGGGCTACGGAGAGAAGGGAGGCTATGGCGAACACGGAGGATACGGCATGGCGAAGGGCTACGGAGAGAAGGGAGGCTATGGCGAACACGGAGGATACGGCATGGCGAAGGGCTACGGAGAGAAGGGAGGCTATGGCGAACACGGAGGATACGGCATGGCCAAGGGCTACGGAGAGAAGGGAGGATATGGCGAACACGGAGGATACGGCATGGCCAAGGGCTACGGAGAGAAGGGAGGCTACGCCAAGGGAGGCTATGGAGGACACGAAGAGAAGGGAGGGTATGGCAAGGGAGGATACGGCGGCGGCTATGAAGAAAAGGGAGGGTACGCTAAGGGAGGCTACGAGAAGGGATACGGTGAGAAGGGAGGCTACGGCGACGGTTACGGCAAAGGAGGCTATGGAGGACACGAAGAGAAGGGAGGATATGGCAAGGGAGGTTATGGCGACAGCTATGCCAAGGGAGGCTATGGCGACGGCTATGCTAAGGGAGGCTACGGTGGACACGAAGAGAAGGGAGGATATGGCAAGGGAGGCTATGGAGACGGCTATGCTAAGGGAGGCTACGGTGGACACGAAGAGAAGGGAGGATACGGAAAGGGAGGCTATGGCGATGGCTATTCCAAGGGAGGCTACGAGAAGGGAGGTTACGGTGGACACGAAGAGAAGGGAGGATATGGCAAGGGAGGTTATGGAGACAGTTACGCCAAGGGAGGCTACGGTGGACACGAAGAGAAGGGAGGATATGCCAAGGGAGGCTACGGCGATGGCTATGCTAAGGGAG GCTACGGTGGACACGAAGAGAAGGGAGGATATGCCAAGGGAGGTTATGGAGACAGCTACGCCAAGGGAGGCTACGGTGGACACGAAGAGAAGGGAGGATACGGCAAGGGTGGCTACGGCGATGGCTATGCTAAGGGAGGCTATGGCGGACACGAAGAGAAGGGAGGATACGGCAAGGGTGGCTACGGCGATGGCTATGCTAAGGGAGGCTATGGCGGACACGAAGAGAAGGGAGGATACGGCAAGGGTGGCTACGGCGATGGCTATGCTAAGGGAGGCTACGGTGGACACGAAGAGAAGGGAGGATATGGCAAGGGTGGCTATGGCGACGGCTACGGCAAGGGTGGATACGGAGGACACGAAGAGAAGGGAGGATATGGCAAGGGAGGCTATGAGAAAGGAGGATACGGCGACGGATACTCCAAGGGAGGCTATGAAAAGGGAGGCTATGGCGGTGGAATGGCATACGGAGCCCATAAAGGCTACGACTCTGGCTACGGCAAACCTGCTTATGGCAAGACCATGGGCCACGGCTACGGCATGAGCTACGGTTACGATAAGCCAAGCGGTTACGGAGGTATGTCCTACGGTAAGGGTATGAGCTACGGTGGAGGTTACGGCGGCGGTTACGCAGCACCAGCTAAGTCATATGCACCCGCACCTGCTTACGGAAAACCAGCATACGGAGGCGCTTCATACGGAGGTGGTTCATATGGAGGAGCTGCTTACGGCAAGGATGGAGGCTACGGAGGATATGGAGGATATGACTCCACGCCCGTGAAATACAAGGACACCATGATCGCCACTAAAGGTCACTACTACGAGAAGTCATACTCCAAGGGTCATCAGCCGTACGTTGCCGTCCTGCCAGCGCTGCCACCCGTACCACCTGTCCCCGTCATCGCTTGCCCTAAGACGTACAAGCAGCCTTCCTACGGAGGAGGATATTAA
- the LOC124158805 gene encoding glycine-rich cell wall structural protein 1.8-like isoform X9, with the protein MAKWFSLTTLCFILVLSLSLQTTRAAEETAATAVKETKEVKEAEAAEIATSESEGGARVRKFAENAAMMRSAAAEAEEGAEEEAEAFSGARSAAPYGGKAAPSGYGALYHAAPAPKYDDDKYATTTYHFVPMQSYGADPYGKGGYGKGGYEKGGYEKGYGEKGGYGMAKGYGEKGGYGEHGGYGMTKGYGEKGGYGEHGGYGMAKGYGEKGGYGEHGGYGMAKGYGEKGGYGEHGGYGMAKGYGEKGGYGEHGGYGMAKGYGEKGGYGEHGGYGMAKGYGEKGGYAKGGYGGHEEKGGYGKGGYGGGYEEKGGYAKGGYEKGYGEKGGYGDGYGKGGYGGHEEKGGYGKGGYGDSYAKGGYGDGYAKGGYGGHEEKGGYGKGGYGDGYAKGGYGGHEEKGGYGKGGYGDGYSKGGYEKGGYGGHEEKGGYAKGGYGDSYAKGGYGGHEEKGGYGKGGYGDGYAKGGYGGHEEKGGYGKGGYGDGYAKGGYGGHEEKGGYGKGGYGDGYAKGGYGGHEEKGGYGKGGYGDGYGKGGYGGHEEKGGYGKGGYEKGGYGDGYSKGGYEKGGYGGGMAYGAHKGYDSGYGKPAYGKTMGHGYGMSYGYDKPSGYGGMSYGKGMSYGGGYGGGYAAPAKSYAPAPAYGKPAYGGASYGGGSYGGAAYGKDGGYGGYGGYDSTPVKYKDTMIATKGHYYEKSYSKGHQPYVAVLPALPPVPPVPVIACPKTYKQPSYGGGY; encoded by the exons ATGGCCAAGTGGTTCTCGCTGACCACCCTCTGCTTCATCCTCGTACTCTCCCTCTCCCTGCAGACGACCAGGGCGGCCGAAGAGACGGCGGCGACCGCCGTGAAGGAGACCAAGGAGGTCAAGGAAGCAGAAGCGGCGGAGATCGCCACCTCCGAGTCGGAGGGCGGCGCCAGGGTGCGCAAGTTCGCCGAGAATGCGGCCATGATGCGGTCCGCGGCGGCCGAGGCCGAAGAAGGAGCCGAGGAGGAGGCCGAAGCCTTCAGCGGAGCCCGGAGTGCTGCGCCCTACGGAGGGAAGGCGGCGCCCAGCGGCTACGGAGCGCTCTACCACGCCGCCCCCGCGCCCAAGTACGACGACGACAAGTACGCCACGACAACCTACCACTTCGTTCCTATGCAATCCTACGGCGCGGACCCATACGGCAAGGGAGGCTATGGAAAGGGAGGATACGAGAAAGGCGGGTACGAGAAAGGATACGGGGAGAAAGGAGGGTACGGCATGGCTAAAGGATACGGCGAGAAGGGAGGATATGGTGAACACGGCGGCTACGGCATGACTAAAGGATACGGCGAGAAAGGAGGCTATGGCGAACACGGTGGATACGGCATGGCGAAGGGCTACGGAGAGAAGGGAGGCTATGGCGAACACGGAGGATACGGCATGGCGAAGGGCTACGGAGAGAAGGGAGGCTATGGCGAACACGGAGGATACGGCATGGCGAAGGGCTACGGAGAGAAGGGAGGCTATGGCGAACACGGAGGATACGGCATGGCCAAGGGCTACGGAGAGAAGGGAGGATATGGCGAACACGGAGGATACGGCATGGCCAAGGGCTACGGAGAGAAGGGAGGCTACGCCAAGGGAGGCTATGGAGGACACGAAGAGAAGGGAGGGTATGGCAAGGGAGGATACGGCGGCGGCTATGAAGAAAAGGGAGGGTACGCTAAGGGAGGCTACGAGAAGGGATACGGTGAGAAGGGAGGCTACGGCGACGGTTACGGCAAAGGAGGCTATGGAGGACACGAAGAGAAGGGAGGATATGGCAAGGGAGGTTATGGCGACAGCTATGCCAAGGGAGGCTATGGCGACGGCTATGCTAAGGGAGGCTACGGTGGACACGAAGAGAAGGGAGGATATGGCAAGGGAGGCTATGGAGACGGCTATGCTAAGGGAGGCTACGGTGGACACGAAGAGAAGGGAGGATACGGAAAGGGAGGCTATGGCGATGGCTATTCCAAGGGAGGCTACGAGAAGGGAG GCTACGGTGGACACGAAGAGAAGGGAGGATATGCCAAGGGAGGTTATGGAGACAGCTACGCCAAGGGAGGCTACGGTGGACACGAAGAGAAGGGAGGATACGGCAAGGGTGGCTACGGCGATGGCTATGCTAAGGGAGGCTATGGCGGACACGAAGAGAAGGGAGGATACGGCAAGGGTGGCTACGGCGATGGCTATGCTAAGGGAGGCTATGGCGGACACGAAGAGAAGGGAGGATACGGCAAGGGTGGCTACGGCGATGGCTATGCTAAGGGAGGCTACGGTGGACACGAAGAGAAGGGAGGATATGGCAAGGGTGGCTATGGCGACGGCTACGGCAAGGGTGGATACGGAGGACACGAAGAGAAGGGAGGATATGGCAAGGGAGGCTATGAGAAAGGAGGATACGGCGACGGATACTCCAAGGGAGGCTATGAAAAGGGAGGCTATGGCGGTGGAATGGCATACGGAGCCCATAAAGGCTACGACTCTGGCTACGGCAAACCTGCTTATGGCAAGACCATGGGCCACGGCTACGGCATGAGCTACGGTTACGATAAGCCAAGCGGTTACGGAGGTATGTCCTACGGTAAGGGTATGAGCTACGGTGGAGGTTACGGCGGCGGTTACGCAGCACCAGCTAAGTCATATGCACCCGCACCTGCTTACGGAAAACCAGCATACGGAGGCGCTTCATACGGAGGTGGTTCATATGGAGGAGCTGCTTACGGCAAGGATGGAGGCTACGGAGGATATGGAGGATATGACTCCACGCCCGTGAAATACAAGGACACCATGATCGCCACTAAAGGTCACTACTACGAGAAGTCATACTCCAAGGGTCATCAGCCGTACGTTGCCGTCCTGCCAGCGCTGCCACCCGTACCACCTGTCCCCGTCATCGCTTGCCCTAAGACGTACAAGCAGCCTTCCTACGGAGGAGGATATTAA